A single Pseudomonas putida DNA region contains:
- a CDS encoding 3-carboxy-cis,cis-muconate cycloisomerase: protein MSNQLFDAYFTAPAMREVFSDRGRLQGMLDFEAALARAEAAAGLVPHSAVAAIEAACQAERYDVRALADAIATAGNSAIPLVKALGKVIASGVPEAERYVHLGATSQDAMDTGLVLQLRDALALIEADLGKLADTLARQALQHADTPLVGRTWLQHATPVTLGMKLAGVLGALTRHRQRLQELRPRLLVLQFGGASGSLAALGSKAIPVAEGLAEQLKLTLPEQPWHTQRDRLVEFASVLGLIAGSLGKFGRDVSLLMQTEAGEVFEPSAPGKGGSSTMPHKRNPVGAAVLIGAATRVPGLLSTLFAAMPQEHERSLGLWHAEWETLPDICCLVSGALRQAQVIAEGMEVDAERMRRNLDLTQGLVLAEAVSIVLAQRLGRDRAHHLLEQCCQRAVAEQRHLRAVLGDEPQVSAELGAEELDRLLDPAHYLGQARVWVARAVAEHQRLTA from the coding sequence ATGAGCAACCAACTGTTCGACGCCTATTTCACTGCCCCGGCCATGCGCGAAGTATTCTCCGACCGTGGCCGCCTGCAGGGCATGCTCGACTTCGAAGCCGCGCTGGCCCGTGCCGAAGCCGCTGCCGGCCTGGTGCCGCACAGTGCCGTGGCGGCCATCGAGGCGGCCTGCCAGGCTGAGCGCTACGACGTGCGCGCCCTGGCCGATGCCATCGCCACTGCCGGCAACTCGGCGATCCCGCTGGTCAAGGCGCTGGGCAAGGTGATCGCCAGTGGTGTACCTGAAGCCGAGCGTTACGTGCACCTGGGTGCCACCAGTCAGGATGCGATGGATACCGGGCTGGTCTTGCAGTTGCGTGATGCGCTGGCGCTGATCGAAGCCGACCTCGGCAAGCTGGCCGACACCCTGGCGCGCCAGGCCCTGCAGCATGCCGACACGCCGCTGGTTGGCCGTACCTGGCTGCAGCATGCCACGCCGGTAACCCTAGGCATGAAGCTGGCCGGTGTGCTCGGTGCCCTGACCCGCCACCGCCAGCGCCTGCAGGAACTGCGCCCGCGCCTGTTGGTGCTGCAGTTCGGCGGTGCCTCCGGCAGCCTGGCGGCGCTGGGAAGCAAAGCCATACCGGTGGCTGAAGGCCTGGCCGAACAACTCAAGCTGACCTTGCCTGAACAGCCTTGGCATACCCAGCGTGACCGCCTGGTGGAATTCGCTTCGGTGCTGGGCCTGATAGCCGGCAGCCTGGGCAAGTTCGGCCGCGATGTCAGCCTGCTGATGCAGACAGAGGCCGGTGAGGTGTTCGAGCCTTCCGCGCCGGGCAAGGGTGGTTCATCGACCATGCCGCACAAGCGCAACCCGGTGGGCGCGGCAGTGCTGATCGGCGCCGCTACCCGCGTTCCGGGCCTGCTGTCGACCCTGTTTGCCGCCATGCCCCAGGAGCACGAACGCAGCCTCGGCCTGTGGCATGCCGAATGGGAAACCTTGCCAGACATCTGCTGCCTGGTCTCTGGCGCCCTGCGCCAGGCCCAGGTGATCGCCGAAGGCATGGAGGTGGATGCCGAGCGCATGCGCCGCAACCTCGACCTGACCCAGGGCCTGGTGCTGGCCGAAGCGGTGAGTATCGTGCTCGCCCAGCGCCTGGGCCGTGACCGTGCCCACCACTTGCTGGAGCAGTGCTGCCAGCGTGCCGTGGCCGAACAGCGCCACCTGCGCGCCGTACTGGGTGACGAGCCGCAGGTCAGTGCCGAACTGGGCGCCGAAGAGCTCGACCGCTTGCTCGACCCTGCCCATTATCTTGGCCAGGCCCGCGTCTGGGTGGCGCGCGCCGTGGCTGAACATCAACGTTTGACTGCCTGA
- the pcaD gene encoding 3-oxoadipate enol-lactonase, protein MAHLQLADGVLNYQLDGPADAPVLVLSNSLGTDLGMWDSQIPLWSEHFRVLRYDTRGHGASLVSEGPYSIEQLGQDVLALLDALDIQHAHFVGLSMGGLIGQWLGINAGARLHSLTLCNTAAKIANDEVWNTRIDTVLKGGQQAMVNLRDASIARWFTPAFAEQQPQEAQRICQMLAQTSPEGYAANCAAVRDADFREQLGRIQVATLIVAGSEDVVTTPEHGRFMQAGIIGATYAEFPAAHLSNVEIGEAFSRRVLDFLLAR, encoded by the coding sequence GTGGCGCACTTGCAACTGGCCGATGGCGTACTGAACTACCAACTCGATGGCCCGGCCGATGCTCCGGTGCTGGTCCTGTCCAACTCGCTGGGTACCGACCTGGGCATGTGGGACAGCCAGATTCCGCTGTGGAGCGAACACTTCCGCGTGCTGCGCTACGACACTCGTGGCCATGGCGCTTCGCTGGTCAGCGAAGGCCCGTACAGCATCGAACAACTGGGCCAGGATGTACTGGCGCTGCTTGACGCCCTGGACATCCAGCACGCGCACTTCGTCGGGCTGTCCATGGGCGGCCTGATCGGCCAGTGGCTGGGCATCAATGCCGGCGCGCGCCTGCACAGCCTGACCCTGTGCAACACCGCCGCCAAGATCGCCAACGACGAGGTGTGGAACACCCGTATCGACACCGTGCTCAAGGGCGGCCAGCAAGCCATGGTCAACCTGCGCGATGCGTCCATCGCCCGCTGGTTCACCCCGGCGTTTGCCGAGCAGCAGCCGCAAGAGGCCCAGCGCATCTGCCAGATGTTGGCGCAGACCAGCCCCGAGGGCTATGCCGCCAACTGCGCGGCCGTGCGCGACGCCGACTTCCGCGAGCAACTGGGCCGCATCCAGGTGGCGACGCTGATCGTCGCCGGTAGCGAAGACGTGGTCACCACGCCGGAACATGGCCGTTTCATGCAGGCCGGTATCATCGGTGCCACTTACGCCGAGTTCCCGGCGGCGCACCTGTCCAACGTCGAGATTGGCGAGGCGTTCAGCCGCCGCGTGCTCGACTTCCTGTTGGCTCGCTGA
- the pcaC gene encoding 4-carboxymuconolactone decarboxylase encodes MDEKQRYDAGMQVRRAVLGDAHVDRSLEKLNDFNGEFQEMITRHAWGDIWTRPGLPRHTRSLITIAMLIGMNRNDELKLHLRAAANNGVTRDEIKEVLMQSAIYCGIPAANATFHMAESVWDELGVESRS; translated from the coding sequence ATGGATGAGAAACAACGTTACGACGCCGGCATGCAGGTTCGCCGCGCGGTGTTGGGCGATGCCCATGTGGATCGTAGCCTGGAGAAGCTCAACGACTTCAACGGCGAGTTCCAGGAAATGATCACCCGGCACGCCTGGGGCGACATATGGACCCGCCCCGGCCTGCCACGGCACACCCGCAGCCTGATCACCATTGCCATGCTGATCGGCATGAACCGCAACGACGAGCTCAAGCTGCACCTGCGTGCGGCGGCGAACAACGGCGTGACTCGCGACGAGATCAAGGAAGTGCTGATGCAGAGCGCGATCTACTGCGGCATTCCGGCGGCCAATGCCACCTTCCACATGGCTGAGTCTGTGTGGGACGAACTCGGGGTCGAATCGCGGTCCTGA
- a CDS encoding DUF962 domain-containing protein: MKNLVEHLSQYANYHRDPRNIATHFVGIPLIVVAVTVLLSRPGWELAGIWLSPALLAAAAAVRFYLRLDLRFGLVMGLLLGLCLWIGQALATQSTSLWLSAGLGAFVVGWIIQFVGHHYEGRKPAFVDDISGLIIGPLFVVAEAAFMLGLCPELKRAVEANAGPVAVRAL, from the coding sequence ATGAAAAACCTCGTCGAACACCTGAGCCAATACGCCAACTACCACCGCGACCCACGCAACATCGCCACCCACTTTGTCGGTATTCCGCTGATCGTGGTGGCCGTCACTGTGCTGCTGTCGCGCCCCGGCTGGGAGCTGGCCGGCATCTGGCTATCCCCCGCCCTGCTCGCCGCAGCCGCTGCAGTGCGGTTCTATCTGCGCCTGGACCTGCGCTTCGGCCTGGTCATGGGCCTGCTGCTGGGGTTGTGCCTGTGGATTGGCCAGGCACTGGCCACGCAGTCGACCAGCCTGTGGCTCAGCGCCGGGCTGGGGGCGTTCGTGGTGGGCTGGATCATCCAGTTCGTCGGGCATCATTACGAAGGCCGCAAGCCGGCGTTCGTCGACGATATCAGCGGGCTGATCATCGGCCCGCTGTTCGTGGTCGCTGAAGCGGCGTTCATGCTAGGACTGTGCCCTGAGCTGAAGCGGGCTGTGGAAGCCAATGCCGGCCCTGTGGCCGTTCGCGCACTGTAG
- a CDS encoding LysR family transcriptional regulator, translated as MDLRQLRYFIALTEYRSFVRAAEAMGITQPAFSRAIQGLEQTFGCPLVDRASKALPPTPEGQVVLQHARRLVQGATQLSNEVLQMTKLDAGELHFGSGPALAVRLVPQALQHFIASHPGIRTALLVDNAERLGQALRREQIEFFVDDIRPFEADPNFHTEPLTPRPGLFFCRPGHPLLAKDSLSTNDLFTYPLASALLAPGVRKRLANLSGRSDFIPHLQTEHLAVLRSVVLASDAVGTASEEAVADDLAAGHLVRLHWRNLPPALEILSVRCGVVSRSGYRLSPAARAMIETLVGLDAPMRAAAIR; from the coding sequence ATGGACCTTCGCCAACTGCGCTACTTCATCGCCCTTACCGAATACCGCAGTTTCGTCCGCGCCGCCGAAGCCATGGGCATCACTCAACCTGCCTTCAGCCGGGCCATTCAGGGCCTCGAGCAAACCTTCGGCTGCCCCTTGGTCGACCGCGCCAGCAAAGCCCTGCCCCCAACCCCCGAGGGCCAGGTGGTACTGCAGCATGCCCGCCGCCTGGTACAGGGTGCCACCCAACTGAGCAACGAAGTGCTGCAGATGACCAAGCTCGACGCCGGCGAACTGCATTTCGGCAGCGGCCCAGCCCTGGCCGTGCGCCTGGTGCCACAAGCACTGCAGCATTTCATCGCCAGCCACCCTGGCATCCGTACGGCGCTGTTGGTGGACAACGCCGAACGCCTCGGCCAGGCCCTGCGTCGCGAACAGATCGAGTTCTTCGTCGACGACATCCGCCCGTTCGAAGCCGACCCCAACTTCCATACCGAACCGCTCACCCCGCGCCCCGGGCTGTTCTTCTGTCGCCCCGGCCACCCGCTGCTGGCCAAAGACAGCCTGTCGACCAACGACCTGTTCACCTACCCTCTGGCCAGTGCCCTGCTCGCCCCCGGCGTGCGCAAGCGCCTCGCCAACCTCAGCGGGCGCAGCGATTTCATCCCGCACCTGCAGACCGAGCACCTGGCAGTGTTGCGCAGTGTGGTGCTGGCCAGCGATGCCGTGGGCACTGCCAGCGAAGAAGCCGTGGCTGACGATCTCGCCGCCGGGCACCTGGTGCGCCTGCACTGGCGCAACCTGCCGCCGGCGCTGGAAATCCTGAGCGTAAGGTGTGGCGTGGTCAGCCGCAGCGGTTACCGGCTGTCTCCGGCGGCACGGGCGATGATCGAGACCTTGGTGGGGCTGGATGCGCCAATGCGCGCTGCTGCCATTCGCTGA
- a CDS encoding OprD family porin: MSTSQPARQLLPGLLAISCALPVCAADNGGFMEDAKASLNLRNFYINRNFVDPAYPQGKAEEWTQSFILDARSGFTQGTVGFGVDVLGLYSVKLDGGKGTANTQLLPVHDDGRPADDFGRLGVALKAKLSETELKVGEWMPVLPILRSDDGRSLPQTFRGGQVTSKEIEGLTLYAGQFRGNSPRNDASMEDMSLNGRAAFTSDRFNFGGGEYSFNDKRTMIGLWDAQLKDIYRQQYLNLVHSQPLGEWTLGANLGYFWGKEDGAERAGQLDNRTASAMLSARYKGNTFYVGLQKVSGDNAWLRVNGTSGGTLANDSYNSSFDNAKERSWQVRHDFNFVTVGIPGLTLMNRYIKGDNVTAGGVTDGKEWARESELAYVIQSGSFKDLSVKWRNSTMRRDFSTNSFDENRLIVSYPLNLL; this comes from the coding sequence ATGAGCACTTCGCAACCCGCACGCCAGCTGCTGCCCGGCCTGTTGGCCATTTCCTGCGCCCTGCCTGTATGCGCCGCCGACAATGGCGGGTTCATGGAGGACGCCAAGGCCAGCCTCAACCTGCGCAACTTCTACATCAACCGCAACTTCGTCGACCCCGCCTACCCGCAAGGCAAGGCCGAAGAATGGACCCAGAGCTTCATCCTCGATGCCCGCTCCGGTTTCACCCAGGGCACCGTCGGCTTCGGCGTGGACGTGCTGGGCCTGTATTCGGTCAAGCTCGATGGCGGCAAAGGTACTGCCAACACCCAGTTGCTACCGGTGCATGACGACGGCCGCCCGGCTGACGACTTTGGCCGCCTGGGTGTGGCATTGAAAGCCAAGCTGTCCGAGACCGAACTGAAAGTCGGCGAATGGATGCCGGTACTGCCGATTTTACGCTCGGACGACGGCCGCTCGCTGCCGCAGACCTTCCGTGGTGGCCAGGTCACTTCCAAGGAAATCGAAGGGCTGACCCTGTACGCCGGCCAGTTCCGCGGCAATAGCCCGCGCAACGATGCCAGCATGGAAGACATGTCGTTAAACGGCCGCGCTGCCTTCACCTCAGACCGCTTCAATTTCGGCGGCGGTGAATACTCCTTCAACGACAAGCGCACCATGATCGGCCTGTGGGACGCCCAGCTCAAGGATATCTACCGCCAGCAATACCTGAACCTGGTGCACAGCCAGCCGCTGGGCGAGTGGACCCTGGGTGCCAACCTGGGCTACTTCTGGGGCAAGGAAGATGGCGCGGAACGCGCAGGCCAGTTGGACAACCGCACGGCATCGGCAATGCTGTCGGCGCGCTACAAGGGCAACACCTTCTACGTCGGCCTGCAGAAGGTCAGCGGTGACAACGCATGGCTGCGGGTCAACGGCACCAGCGGTGGCACCCTGGCCAACGACAGCTACAACTCAAGCTTCGACAATGCCAAGGAACGCTCTTGGCAGGTACGCCACGACTTCAACTTCGTCACCGTCGGCATCCCCGGCCTGACCCTGATGAACCGCTACATCAAGGGCGACAATGTCACCGCCGGCGGCGTGACCGACGGCAAGGAATGGGCGCGGGAGAGCGAGCTGGCCTATGTGATCCAGTCTGGCTCCTTCAAGGACTTGTCGGTGAAGTGGCGCAACTCCACGATGCGCCGGGATTTCAGCACCAACTCGTTCGATGAAAACCGGTTGATCGTGAGCTACCCGCTGAATCTCCTCTAA
- a CDS encoding AdeC/AdeK/OprM family multidrug efflux complex outer membrane factor, whose protein sequence is MTKSLLSLAVTAFILGGCSLIPDYQTPESPVAAQWPQGPAYSPTQSAEVAAAEQGWRQFFHDPALQQLIQTSLVNNRDLRVAALNIDAYRAQYRIQRADLFPAVSATGSGSRQRVPANMSQTGESGITSQYSATLGVSAYELDLFGRVRSLTEQALETYLSSEQARRSTQIALVASVANAYYTWQADQALFKLTEETLKTYEESYNLTRRSNEVGVASALDVSQSRTAVEGARVKYSQYQRLVAQDVNSLTVLLGTGIPADLAKPLELNADQLAEVPAGLPSDILQRRPDIQEAEHLLKAANANIGAARAAFFPSISLTANAGSLSPDMGHLFAGGQGTWLFQPQINLPIFNAGSLKASLDYSKIQKDINVAKYEKTIQTAFQEVSDGLAARKTFEEQLQAQRDLVQANQDYYRLAERRYRIGIDSNLTFLDAQRNLYSSQQSLITDRLSQLTSEVNLYKALGGGWYEQTGQANQQASVDTPKS, encoded by the coding sequence ATGACCAAGTCTTTGTTGTCCCTGGCGGTAACCGCTTTCATTCTCGGCGGCTGCTCGCTGATCCCTGACTACCAGACCCCGGAATCGCCGGTGGCTGCGCAGTGGCCGCAAGGCCCTGCGTACTCGCCGACCCAGTCGGCCGAGGTTGCCGCCGCCGAACAGGGCTGGCGCCAGTTCTTCCATGACCCGGCATTGCAGCAGCTGATCCAGACCTCGCTGGTGAACAACCGCGACCTGCGTGTGGCAGCGTTGAACATCGACGCCTACCGCGCCCAGTACCGCATTCAGCGTGCCGACCTGTTCCCGGCGGTTTCGGCCACCGGCAGCGGCAGCCGCCAGCGCGTGCCAGCGAACATGTCGCAAACCGGCGAGTCAGGCATCACCAGCCAGTATTCGGCCACCCTGGGCGTCAGCGCCTATGAGCTGGACCTGTTCGGCCGCGTACGCAGCCTGACCGAGCAGGCACTGGAAACCTACCTGTCCAGCGAGCAGGCGCGCCGTTCCACGCAGATCGCCCTTGTGGCCAGCGTGGCCAACGCCTATTACACCTGGCAGGCCGACCAGGCTTTGTTCAAGCTGACCGAAGAGACGCTCAAGACCTACGAGGAAAGCTACAACCTGACCCGCCGCAGCAATGAAGTCGGTGTGGCTTCGGCGCTCGACGTCAGCCAGTCGCGTACCGCCGTGGAAGGTGCACGGGTCAAGTACTCGCAATACCAGCGCCTGGTCGCCCAGGACGTCAACAGCCTGACCGTGCTGCTGGGTACCGGCATTCCGGCCGACCTGGCCAAGCCGCTGGAGCTCAATGCCGACCAGCTGGCCGAAGTGCCAGCCGGCCTGCCGTCCGACATCCTTCAGCGCCGCCCGGACATTCAGGAAGCCGAGCACCTGCTCAAGGCCGCCAACGCCAACATCGGCGCGGCCCGTGCAGCGTTCTTCCCGAGCATCAGCCTGACCGCCAATGCCGGCAGCCTGAGCCCCGACATGGGTCACCTGTTCGCGGGCGGCCAGGGCACCTGGTTGTTCCAGCCGCAGATCAACCTGCCGATCTTCAACGCCGGCAGCCTGAAGGCCAGCCTGGACTACTCGAAGATCCAGAAGGACATCAACGTCGCCAAGTACGAAAAGACCATCCAGACCGCCTTCCAGGAAGTCTCCGATGGCCTCGCGGCGCGCAAGACCTTCGAAGAGCAGCTGCAGGCGCAACGCGACCTGGTGCAGGCGAACCAGGACTACTACCGCCTGGCCGAGCGCCGCTACCGCATCGGTATCGACAGCAACCTGACCTTCCTCGATGCCCAGCGCAACCTGTACTCCTCGCAGCAGTCGCTGATCACCGACCGCCTCTCGCAGCTGACCAGCGAGGTCAACCTGTACAAGGCGCTCGGCGGTGGCTGGTACGAGCAGACTGGCCAAGCCAATCAGCAAGCCTCGGTAGACACGCCGAAGAGCTGA
- the ttgB gene encoding multidrug efflux RND transporter permease subunit TtgB — protein sequence MSKFFIDRPIFAWVIALVIMLVGALSILKLPINQYPSIAPPAIAIAVTYPGASAQTVQDTVVQVIEQQLNGIDNLRYVSSESNSDGSMTITATFEQGTNPDTAQVQVQNKLNLATPLLPQEVQQQGIRVTKAVKNFLLVIGLVSEDGSMTKDDLANYIVSNMQDPISRTAGVGDFQVFGAQYAMRIWLDPAKLNKFQLTPVDVKTAVAAQNVQVSSGQLGGLPAMPGTQLNATIIGKTRLQTAEQFEKILLKVNTDGSQVRLGDVAQVGLGGENYAVSAQFNGKPASGLAVKLATGANALDTAKALRKTISDLEPFFPPGVKAVFPYDTTPVVTESISGVIHTLIEAVVLVFLVMYLFLQNFRATIITTMTVPVVLLGTFGILAAAGFSINTLTMFAMVLAIGLLVDDAIVVVENVERVMSEEGLPPKEATKRSMEQIQGALVGIALVLSAVLLPMAFFGGSTGVIYRQFSITIVSAMGLSVLVALIFTPALCATMLKPLKKGEHHTAKGGFFGWFNRNFDRSVNGYERSVGTILRNKVPFLLAYALIVVGMIWLFARIPTAFLPEEDQGVLFAQVQTPAGSSAERTQVVVDQMREYLLKEESDTVASVFTVNGFNFAGRGQSSGMAFIMLKPWDERSKENSVFALAQRAQQHFFTFRDAMVFAFAPPAVLELGNATGFDVFLQDRGGVGHAKLMEARNQFLAKAAQSKILSAVRPNGLNDEPQYQLTIDDERASALGVTIADINNTLSIALGASYVNDFIDRGRVKKVYIQGEPNSRMSPEDLQKWYVRNGAGEMVPFSSFAKGEWTYGSPKLSRYNGVEAMEILGAPAPGYSTGEAMAEVERIAGELPSGIGFSWTGMSYEEKLSGSQMPALFALSVLFVFLCLAALYESWSIPIAVVLVVPLGIIGALIATSLRGLSNDVYFLVGLLTTIGLAAKNAILIVEFAKELHEQGRSLYDAAIEACRMRLRPIIMTSLAFILGVVPLTIASGAGAGSQHAIGTGVIGGMISATVLAIFWVPLFFVAVSSLFGSKEPEKHDSPETPRYEAGQ from the coding sequence ATGTCGAAGTTCTTTATCGATCGCCCGATCTTCGCCTGGGTGATTGCCTTGGTGATCATGCTGGTCGGCGCCTTGTCGATCCTGAAGCTGCCGATCAACCAGTACCCGAGCATCGCGCCGCCGGCCATCGCCATCGCCGTGACCTACCCGGGCGCCTCGGCGCAGACCGTGCAGGACACCGTGGTGCAGGTCATCGAGCAGCAGCTCAACGGTATCGACAACCTGCGTTATGTGTCGTCGGAAAGTAACTCCGACGGCAGCATGACCATTACCGCCACCTTCGAGCAGGGCACCAACCCTGACACCGCCCAGGTCCAGGTGCAGAACAAGCTGAACCTGGCCACCCCGCTGCTGCCGCAGGAAGTGCAGCAGCAAGGTATCCGCGTCACCAAGGCAGTGAAGAACTTCCTGTTGGTGATCGGCCTGGTGTCCGAAGACGGCAGCATGACCAAGGATGACCTGGCCAACTACATCGTCTCCAACATGCAGGACCCGATTTCGCGGACTGCCGGTGTGGGTGACTTCCAGGTGTTCGGTGCGCAGTACGCCATGCGTATCTGGCTCGATCCGGCCAAGCTGAACAAGTTCCAGCTGACCCCGGTCGACGTCAAGACCGCCGTTGCCGCGCAGAACGTGCAGGTGTCCTCCGGCCAGCTCGGCGGCCTGCCAGCCATGCCTGGCACCCAGCTGAACGCCACCATCATTGGCAAGACCCGCCTGCAGACCGCCGAGCAGTTCGAGAAGATCCTGCTTAAGGTCAATACCGACGGTTCGCAGGTGCGCCTGGGTGATGTTGCCCAGGTCGGCCTGGGCGGCGAAAACTACGCGGTCAGCGCCCAGTTCAACGGCAAGCCGGCTTCCGGCCTTGCAGTAAAACTGGCCACTGGCGCCAACGCCCTGGACACTGCCAAGGCCCTGCGCAAGACCATTTCCGACCTGGAACCGTTCTTCCCGCCTGGGGTGAAAGCGGTATTCCCGTATGACACCACTCCGGTGGTCACCGAATCGATCAGCGGTGTGATCCACACCTTGATCGAAGCCGTGGTCCTGGTGTTCCTGGTGATGTACCTGTTCCTGCAGAACTTCCGCGCCACCATCATCACCACCATGACTGTCCCGGTGGTGTTGCTGGGTACCTTCGGCATCCTTGCCGCTGCGGGCTTCAGCATCAACACCCTGACCATGTTCGCCATGGTCCTGGCCATCGGCTTGCTGGTGGACGACGCCATCGTCGTGGTGGAGAACGTCGAGCGGGTAATGTCCGAAGAGGGCCTGCCGCCCAAGGAGGCGACCAAGCGCTCGATGGAGCAGATCCAGGGTGCCCTGGTGGGTATCGCCCTGGTGCTGTCGGCGGTACTGCTGCCCATGGCGTTCTTCGGTGGCTCCACCGGCGTGATCTACCGGCAGTTCTCCATCACCATCGTTTCGGCCATGGGCCTTTCGGTGCTGGTGGCGCTGATCTTCACTCCGGCCCTGTGCGCAACCATGCTCAAGCCGCTGAAGAAAGGCGAGCACCACACCGCCAAAGGTGGCTTCTTCGGCTGGTTCAACCGCAACTTCGACCGCAGCGTCAATGGTTACGAGCGTAGTGTTGGCACGATCCTGCGCAACAAGGTTCCATTCCTGTTGGCCTATGCGCTGATCGTGGTCGGCATGATCTGGCTGTTCGCCCGCATCCCTACTGCGTTCCTGCCTGAAGAAGACCAGGGTGTACTGTTCGCCCAGGTACAAACGCCGGCCGGCTCCAGTGCCGAGCGCACCCAGGTGGTGGTTGACCAGATGCGTGAGTACCTGCTCAAGGAAGAATCCGACACCGTAGCGTCGGTGTTCACCGTCAACGGCTTCAACTTTGCCGGTCGCGGGCAGAGTTCGGGCATGGCGTTCATCATGCTCAAGCCCTGGGATGAACGCTCCAAGGAAAACAGCGTATTCGCCCTGGCCCAGCGTGCCCAGCAGCACTTCTTCACGTTCCGTGACGCGATGGTGTTCGCCTTCGCCCCGCCTGCGGTACTCGAACTGGGTAACGCCACCGGCTTCGACGTGTTCCTGCAGGACCGCGGCGGTGTCGGCCACGCCAAGCTGATGGAGGCTCGCAACCAGTTCCTGGCCAAGGCCGCGCAGAGCAAGATCCTCAGCGCCGTGCGCCCGAACGGCCTGAACGATGAACCGCAATACCAGCTGACCATCGATGACGAACGTGCCAGCGCCCTGGGTGTGACCATCGCCGACATCAACAACACCCTGTCGATTGCCCTGGGTGCCAGCTACGTCAACGACTTCATCGACCGTGGCCGGGTCAAGAAGGTGTACATCCAGGGTGAACCCAACTCACGGATGAGCCCGGAAGACCTGCAGAAGTGGTACGTGCGCAACGGCGCGGGCGAGATGGTGCCGTTCTCCTCCTTCGCCAAGGGCGAATGGACCTACGGCTCGCCGAAGCTGTCGCGTTACAACGGCGTCGAGGCGATGGAAATCCTGGGTGCGCCAGCGCCGGGCTACAGTACCGGTGAGGCCATGGCCGAGGTCGAGCGTATCGCCGGCGAACTGCCAAGCGGTATCGGCTTCTCCTGGACCGGCATGTCCTACGAGGAAAAACTCTCCGGTTCGCAAATGCCGGCGCTGTTCGCCCTCTCGGTACTGTTCGTGTTCCTCTGCCTGGCAGCACTGTACGAGAGCTGGTCGATCCCGATCGCCGTCGTACTGGTAGTCCCACTGGGTATCATCGGTGCACTGATCGCCACCAGCCTGCGCGGGTTGTCCAACGACGTGTACTTCCTGGTCGGCCTGTTGACCACCATCGGCCTGGCGGCGAAGAACGCGATCCTGATCGTCGAATTCGCCAAGGAACTGCACGAGCAGGGCCGCAGCCTGTATGACGCGGCCATCGAGGCATGCCGCATGCGTCTGCGCCCTATCATCATGACCTCGCTGGCGTTCATCCTCGGTGTAGTACCGCTGACCATCGCCAGCGGCGCTGGCGCCGGCAGCCAGCACGCCATCGGCACCGGCGTGATCGGCGGCATGATCAGTGCGACCGTGCTGGCAATCTTCTGGGTACCGCTATTCTTCGTCGCAGTGTCGTCGCTGTTCGGCAGCAAAGAGCCGGAAAAACACGACTCCCCTGAAACTCCACGTTATGAGGCTGGGCAATGA